A single region of the Mugil cephalus isolate CIBA_MC_2020 chromosome 4, CIBA_Mcephalus_1.1, whole genome shotgun sequence genome encodes:
- the dyrk3 gene encoding dual specificity tyrosine-phosphorylation-regulated kinase 3 → MMIISRKPEGPIATARHGDGLYDSYMRTDHILKDDTDTNSPSGLPPMPKHTVVSNKAVMRDQVAVRGGQLKVKYLYEDSTNNRKINAIATATTQNSGTTGQTPSKSAPVSSLSKEHSVDSTESSKGSSESSGPHGGNSGKMCGPLTPDQALRLYRSQLTSLEQTEIHSYPDVYFVGPNAKKRPAIAAGNNNCGYDDEQGGYINVPHDHLAYRYEFLKIIGKGSFGQVAKVYDHKLQQHLALKMVRNEKRFHRQAQEEIRILEHLRKQDRNGNMNVVHMLENFTFRNHICMTFELLSMNLYELIKRNKFQGFSLPLVRKFAHSILQCLEALSRHRIIHCDLKPENILLKQQGRSGIKVIDFGSSCFEHQRVYTYIQSRFYRAPEVILGSRYGLPIDMWSFGCILAELLTGYPLFPGEDEGDQLACVMELLGMPPQKILEQAKRAKNFINSKGHPRYCGANTLPTGATVLTGSRSRRGKMRGPPGSKEWSAALKGCEDPTFTDFIKKCLDWDPSSRLTPSLALRHPWLYRRLPKPVPGTEKSQGAPVKRLPEHHSTSFPSILAKGGPGLGTAAANNKLRSNMMGDSGEAIPLRTVLPKLVS, encoded by the exons ATGATGATAATAAGCAGAAAACCAGAGGGCCCAATAGCAACAG CGCGCCATGGTGACGGTCTCTATGACTCGTACATGAGGACAGACCACATCCTTAAAGACGACACAGATACAAACAGTCCGTCTGGGCTGCCCCCAATGCCTAAACACACA GTTGTCAGTAACAAGGCTGTCATGAGGGATCAGGTGGCTGTGCGAGGTGGCCAGTTGAAGGTCAAGTACCTGTATGAAGACTCAACCAACAACCGAAAGATCAATGCCATAGCCACAGCCACCACCCAGAACAGTGGGACCACCGGCCAGACGCCAAGTAAATCTGCCCCTGTCTCCAGCCTGTCCAAGGAGCACAGTGTAGACAG CACTGAATCCAGTAAGGGCTCCAGCGAATCCTCTGGTCCTCACGGAGGCAACAGTGGCAAGATGTGCGGTCCTCTCACTCCTGACCAGGCCCTGAGACTCTACCGATCTCAGCTTACCTCCCTGGAGCAGACGGAGATCCACTCCTACCCAGACGTCTACTTTGTGGGACCCAATGCCAAAAAGAGACCTGCCATTGCTGCAGGCAACAACAACTGTGGCTATGATGATGAGCAGGGTGGTTACATTAACGTCCCCCATGACCACCTGGCTTACCGCTATGAGTTCCTCAAG ATTATTGGCAAGGGTAGCTTTGGTCAGGTGGCTAAAGTGTACGAccacaaactgcagcaacacCTGGCGTTGAAAATGGTGCGTAACGAGAAGCGTTTCCACCGGCAGGCGCAGGAGGAAATCCGCATACTGGAGCACCTGCGCAAGCAGGATCGTAATGGCAACATGAATGTTGTGCACATGCTTGAAAACTTCACCTTCCGTAACCACATCTGTATGACCTTTGAGCTGCTGAGCATGAACCTGTACGAGCTCATCAAACGCAACAAGTTCCAGGGCTTCAGTCTGCCGCTGGTCAGGAAGTTTGCACACTCCATCCTGCAGTGCCTGGAGGCTCTCAGCAGACACAGAATAATCCACTGTGACTTAAAGCCGGAGAACATCCTCCTCAAACAGCAGGGGCGTAGTGGCATCAAG GTGATTGACTTTGGCTCCAGCTGTTTTGAGCACCAGCGGGTGTACACCTACATCCAGTCTCGTTTCTATCGAGCTCCAGAGGTGATCCTTGGTTCGCGGTACGGCCTACCTATCGACATGTGGAGCTTCGGCTGCATACTGGCTGAGCTGCTGACTGGCTACCCGTTGTTCCCCGGCGAGGATGAGGGCGACCAGCTGGCCTGTGTCATGGAGCTACTGGGCATGCCTCCGCAGAAGATCCTAGAGCAGGCCAAGAGAGCCAAGAACTTTATCAACTCTAAAGGTCACCCCCGCTACTGTGGAGCCAACACCCTGCCGACCGGGGCCACTGTCCTGACGGGGTCTCGCTCTCGTCGTGGTAAGATGAGAGGCCCTCCAGGTAGCAAGGAGTGGAGCGCTGCGCTCAAGGGCTGTGAGGACCCCACCTTTACTGACTTCATAAAGAAGTGTTTGGACTGGGACCCTTCATCTCGCCTCACCCCCAGTCTGGCCCTCAGACACCCTTGGCTGTATCGCAGGCTTCCCAAACCTGTACCTGGGACCGAGAAGAGCCAAGGGGCTCCTGTGAAGCGACTCCCAGAGCACCACAGCACCTCCTTCCCCTCTATCCTGGCCAAAGGGGGGCCTGGCTTAGGCACCGCAGCTGCCAACAACAAACTGAGGAGCAACATGATGGGAGATTCAGGGGAGGCCATACCTCTGCGTACGGTCCTACCCAAACTTGTCtcttag